A portion of the uncultured Draconibacterium sp. genome contains these proteins:
- a CDS encoding histidine kinase has protein sequence MLVEEASDSVSKIDAIYDLGVYLDENGDMDGSTEQMEKALHIAINVNAHEKIGRIGNYVATNYLMQGDMDRSTKTYKLALDHAELTDDYSQIAKISMNLAENFNFSGDYKNAIKYGLNSLKIKESEGDWVRICYHYMAMSNIFKETEDLAKREEYINLAYSKKDEEGCASVSDIAKIYNGLGGVAQQRLQYEKALAYYDTLKIFCEENGFNQGINTALINSALIYQEQGEYETALELVVESDAYADQTMYDSIFSDNCKADLYLSLDKPLLALNLALKNINRPELDFYSAERLKSLKFLYEANFRLKNFDEAYRWNDSLHVYQDSIRSQDVRTAIADLEMQYQTEKKEQQIALLQAENLIRQQERIVYLAVSVVLLLLFAVGALLYFKNKRENDLHLIQLRQQLLRSQMNPHFLFNALGSIQNFMYKNETKKAASYLGNFARLTRSILEQSAEEFILLSDEVELLKNYLELEQIRGKNNFTYTIDVDKNIDTEFVKIPPMLVQPFVENAVKHGLRNIDYAGDLVLSFNEVEDDLHVVVRDNGCGINKQIKNKKESKAHRSMSMEIFRERQVVLSKKYKKEIRFFITDLSETDSLQSGTEVKIIIPL, from the coding sequence ATGTTAGTTGAAGAAGCAAGCGACAGTGTAAGCAAAATTGATGCGATTTATGATCTTGGGGTTTACCTGGATGAAAATGGAGATATGGATGGATCAACTGAGCAAATGGAAAAAGCATTGCACATTGCCATAAATGTGAACGCCCACGAAAAAATTGGCCGAATTGGAAATTATGTGGCAACCAACTACCTGATGCAGGGAGATATGGATCGTTCGACAAAAACGTACAAATTAGCCCTCGATCATGCCGAACTCACCGACGATTATTCTCAGATTGCAAAAATAAGTATGAACCTGGCAGAGAATTTTAACTTTTCGGGCGATTATAAAAATGCGATTAAATACGGACTAAATTCACTAAAAATAAAAGAATCGGAGGGCGACTGGGTTCGTATTTGCTATCATTATATGGCCATGAGCAATATTTTTAAAGAAACCGAAGATTTGGCTAAACGCGAGGAGTACATCAATTTAGCGTATTCAAAAAAGGATGAAGAAGGATGCGCCTCGGTTAGCGATATTGCAAAAATTTACAATGGTTTGGGGGGAGTGGCACAACAACGATTACAGTACGAAAAAGCGCTGGCCTATTACGATACCTTAAAGATATTTTGCGAAGAAAATGGTTTTAATCAAGGAATAAATACAGCATTAATTAACAGTGCTTTAATTTACCAGGAGCAGGGTGAGTACGAAACTGCACTTGAGTTGGTGGTAGAGTCGGATGCTTATGCCGACCAAACGATGTACGACAGTATTTTTAGCGATAATTGTAAAGCCGATTTATACCTGAGCCTTGATAAACCGTTGCTGGCTTTAAATCTGGCCTTAAAAAATATAAACCGACCGGAACTGGATTTTTATAGTGCCGAACGATTAAAAAGTTTAAAATTTTTATACGAGGCAAATTTTCGATTAAAGAACTTTGATGAAGCGTACCGGTGGAACGATTCGTTGCATGTTTACCAGGATTCAATACGAAGCCAGGATGTTCGCACCGCCATTGCCGATTTAGAAATGCAATACCAAACCGAAAAAAAGGAACAGCAAATAGCCTTGCTTCAGGCCGAAAATCTGATTCGGCAGCAGGAGCGTATTGTTTACCTGGCAGTTTCGGTAGTTTTATTGCTGCTTTTTGCAGTTGGTGCTTTGTTGTATTTTAAGAACAAACGCGAGAACGATTTGCATCTCATTCAGTTGCGGCAACAATTACTGCGTTCGCAAATGAATCCGCATTTTTTGTTTAATGCCCTTGGAAGCATCCAGAATTTTATGTACAAAAACGAGACAAAAAAGGCAGCCTCTTATTTGGGAAATTTTGCCCGTTTAACACGTTCAATTCTTGAGCAATCGGCCGAAGAATTTATTTTGCTTTCGGACGAAGTGGAATTGCTGAAAAATTACCTTGAATTGGAACAGATACGTGGAAAAAATAATTTTACTTACACCATTGATGTAGATAAAAATATTGATACTGAATTTGTTAAAATACCACCTATGTTGGTACAGCCTTTTGTTGAGAATGCCGTAAAACACGGGCTTCGGAATATTGATTATGCCGGTGATTTAGTGTTAAGTTTTAACGAAGTGGAAGACGATTTGCATGTGGTGGTGCGAGATAACGGTTGTGGAATAAATAAGCAAATAAAAAATAAAAAAGAGTCGAAAGCTCATCGTTCCATGTCGATGGAAATTTTTAGAGAAAGACAGGTCGTTTTGTCAAAAAAATACAAAAAAGAAATACGCTTTTTTATTACCGATTTAAGTGAAACAGATTCCTTGCAAAGCGGAACAGAAGTAAAAATAATTATACCCTTATAA
- a CDS encoding thioredoxin domain-containing protein, with translation MPYTNALIDATSPYLLQHAHNPVNWQAWSEELITKAKAEDKLILVSIGYAACHWCHVMEHESFEDERVAAVMNENFVCIKVDREERPDVDHYYMSAVQLMGQQGGWPLNVIALPDGRPIWGGTYFPKETWVENLKTIAAFYKGKKSKAEEFAAQLQEGIHQVSLMPEVEEEVPFSRGLLQNGVNGWKRHFDYEEGGRAGAPKFPMPVNLDFLLYYGFVNSDDAVLDFVETTLQKMARGGIYDQVGGGFARYSVDDKWKVPHFEKMLYDNGQLISVYSKAYQHFKNEEFKTVVYETIAFVERELMDESGAFYSSLDADSEGEEGKFYVWRKDELLEVLGEEYNLFADYYNVNGKGFWEHNNYILLRDRSNEAFAEKHGLSLNQLEVKVGKWKYALLKARSKRVRPGLDDKTLTSWNALMLKGVADAYKAFGNEEFLSLAFKNADFIENNLIREDGQLYHSWKNDFTSIDAFLEDYALLIEAFLALYEVSGDEKWLALADKLVEYVFAHFYEKEKRLFYFNRFNADAVIINHFQKEDNVIPAANSVMANNLHRLYLMHGKPEFLETAKKMLQYITPHFTNYPMAYANWGTLLLKLTAPYFEVAVCGINSRLLIDKLQKGFYPHVLWTFAEQESEVALLKDRFDQSRDLIYVCKNGTCNLPVEDVNEAAKKLSIK, from the coding sequence ATGCCATATACAAATGCGTTGATAGACGCCACATCGCCATATCTTTTACAACATGCTCATAATCCTGTAAACTGGCAGGCCTGGAGCGAAGAACTGATTACAAAGGCAAAAGCCGAAGACAAACTTATTTTGGTGAGTATTGGTTACGCTGCCTGTCACTGGTGCCATGTTATGGAGCACGAAAGTTTTGAGGACGAACGGGTAGCTGCGGTAATGAATGAAAATTTTGTCTGCATTAAAGTCGATCGTGAAGAGCGCCCCGATGTGGACCATTATTATATGAGTGCGGTTCAGCTGATGGGGCAGCAGGGCGGCTGGCCGTTAAACGTAATTGCTTTGCCTGATGGACGTCCAATTTGGGGAGGAACCTATTTCCCAAAGGAAACCTGGGTGGAGAACCTGAAAACAATTGCAGCATTCTACAAGGGAAAAAAGAGTAAAGCAGAAGAATTTGCTGCGCAGTTGCAGGAGGGAATTCATCAGGTATCGTTAATGCCCGAAGTGGAGGAGGAGGTGCCGTTTAGCCGGGGACTATTGCAAAACGGTGTTAACGGCTGGAAAAGACATTTTGATTACGAGGAAGGCGGAAGAGCCGGCGCTCCGAAATTCCCGATGCCGGTAAATCTTGATTTTCTGTTGTACTATGGATTTGTGAATTCTGATGATGCTGTGCTCGATTTTGTTGAAACGACTTTGCAAAAAATGGCCCGCGGTGGCATTTACGATCAGGTGGGTGGCGGTTTTGCACGTTATTCGGTGGATGATAAATGGAAAGTGCCGCATTTTGAGAAGATGTTATATGATAACGGGCAGTTGATCAGCGTGTATTCAAAAGCATATCAGCATTTTAAAAATGAAGAGTTTAAAACCGTGGTTTATGAAACCATTGCTTTTGTTGAACGTGAGTTGATGGATGAAAGTGGTGCTTTTTATTCGTCGTTAGATGCCGACAGCGAAGGCGAAGAAGGAAAGTTTTATGTATGGCGAAAGGATGAACTGCTGGAAGTTTTAGGAGAAGAGTATAATTTGTTTGCCGACTATTACAATGTAAATGGTAAAGGATTTTGGGAGCACAATAATTACATACTCCTTCGGGATCGTTCAAATGAAGCATTTGCCGAAAAGCATGGATTGAGTTTAAATCAGCTCGAGGTAAAAGTTGGAAAATGGAAATACGCTTTGTTAAAAGCACGAAGCAAACGTGTGCGTCCCGGGTTGGATGACAAAACACTTACTTCGTGGAATGCACTGATGTTAAAAGGAGTGGCGGACGCTTATAAGGCTTTTGGCAACGAGGAGTTTTTGAGTTTGGCATTTAAAAATGCTGACTTTATCGAGAATAACCTGATAAGAGAGGATGGTCAACTTTACCATAGTTGGAAAAATGACTTTACATCCATCGATGCATTTCTGGAAGATTATGCCTTGTTGATTGAGGCGTTTCTTGCACTTTATGAGGTCTCAGGTGATGAAAAGTGGTTAGCACTGGCCGATAAATTGGTGGAGTATGTTTTTGCCCATTTTTATGAAAAAGAAAAGCGACTTTTCTATTTCAATCGTTTTAATGCCGACGCGGTAATAATAAATCATTTTCAGAAAGAAGACAATGTAATTCCGGCAGCCAATTCGGTAATGGCCAACAATCTGCATCGTCTGTATTTAATGCATGGAAAACCAGAGTTTCTGGAAACGGCAAAAAAGATGTTGCAATACATTACGCCGCATTTTACCAATTACCCGATGGCCTATGCCAACTGGGGAACACTGCTTTTGAAATTAACGGCACCTTATTTTGAGGTGGCGGTTTGTGGAATCAATTCTCGCTTGTTGATTGATAAATTACAAAAAGGTTTTTATCCGCATGTGCTTTGGACATTTGCCGAACAGGAGAGTGAAGTTGCATTGTTAAAAGACCGGTTCGATCAATCCCGTGATTTGATTTATGTATGTAAAAACGGTACCTGCAACTTGCCGGTTGAAGATGTTAATGAAGCTGCCAAAAAGCTCTCGATAAAATGA
- a CDS encoding LytTR family DNA-binding domain-containing protein, protein MIRTVIIEDELNLREINRMLLVDNFPDVEIVGEAGRVDEAVTLIKTEKPDLVLCDIELEDGNCFQVLQKCKPYNFRPVFITAFNQYAIKAIKFSAIDYILKPVNEYEFCAAIQCAIEQLGKNNSGIQTENLLAHTNYNNSCKKVVLRTSDAMHLVAVEEIIYCKSDNSYTTFFLHNKKEITVSKSIKEFAELFADYDFLRPHQSFLVNLNSIIKIDKTDGGFIIMTNGAEIPISTRRKQLIFDQLEKL, encoded by the coding sequence ATGATACGTACTGTAATTATTGAAGATGAACTTAACTTAAGAGAGATAAACCGCATGTTGCTTGTCGATAATTTTCCGGATGTGGAAATAGTAGGCGAAGCAGGGCGCGTTGACGAGGCTGTTACTTTAATAAAAACAGAAAAGCCCGATTTGGTTTTGTGCGATATTGAACTGGAAGATGGCAATTGTTTTCAGGTGCTTCAAAAGTGCAAACCATACAATTTCAGGCCAGTATTTATAACTGCATTTAACCAATATGCTATAAAAGCCATTAAGTTCAGCGCTATCGATTATATTCTGAAACCGGTAAATGAATACGAATTTTGTGCGGCAATTCAGTGTGCAATAGAACAATTGGGTAAAAATAATTCCGGAATTCAAACCGAAAATTTACTGGCACACACCAATTACAATAATAGCTGTAAAAAGGTGGTTTTACGCACCTCTGATGCCATGCACCTGGTGGCTGTTGAGGAAATTATTTATTGCAAAAGCGACAACAGTTACACCACCTTTTTTCTTCACAACAAAAAGGAAATTACCGTATCAAAAAGTATTAAAGAGTTTGCAGAACTATTTGCTGATTATGATTTTTTGCGACCACATCAATCGTTTTTGGTAAATCTAAACTCCATCATAAAAATTGACAAAACCGATGGCGGTTTTATAATCATGACCAACGGTGCCGAAATTCCTATTTCAACGCGGCGAAAACAATTAATTTTCGATCAGCTGGAAAAGCTGTAA
- a CDS encoding aminopeptidase, with protein MKKLFIIFFLFPLFVHAQLSPQNAGTDLEALAENIVNQCADIQTDEIVFINGNARDIELLENIAVNVRKNGAFPMLTVSSDRLTRKMFTEVPEKYDTQYPKLNMEVVKMITTQINVTSSDTPGLLADIPPERFAVRNKAQKPVNDLYRESSIKSVQLGNGLYPTKNRAEQFEVPVDQLAKMFWDGINMDYNQLTTIGEKLSKKLTAGNTLNITHDNGTNLSVKVTDCKPLISDGKVSADKPGSAGRAVYLPAGEVFFAPVPGTANGTLVLDHFRFRGQSIEVLKLVFKDGKLTSMSANSDIAVLKEYYDAQDNLLAEFSLIDFGINPKITVPKGSKLYSYVPASTITLGIGNNFWANGDNNSNAGIQFHLTGSTVTIDNTAIINEGKLIN; from the coding sequence ATGAAAAAATTATTCATCATCTTTTTCTTATTTCCACTTTTTGTGCATGCGCAATTATCTCCCCAAAATGCTGGAACCGATCTTGAAGCCCTTGCAGAAAACATTGTAAATCAATGCGCCGACATTCAAACTGATGAAATCGTATTTATCAATGGAAATGCAAGGGATATTGAATTGCTTGAAAACATTGCTGTTAATGTTCGCAAAAACGGAGCATTCCCAATGCTAACTGTAAGTAGCGATCGTTTAACCCGGAAAATGTTCACCGAAGTTCCGGAGAAATATGATACGCAATATCCAAAACTTAACATGGAAGTTGTTAAAATGATAACAACTCAAATAAACGTTACTTCGAGCGATACCCCGGGTTTGCTAGCAGATATTCCGCCCGAACGTTTTGCAGTAAGGAATAAAGCACAAAAACCGGTAAACGATCTTTATCGTGAAAGTTCAATAAAATCGGTGCAACTGGGTAATGGATTATATCCTACTAAAAACCGGGCAGAACAATTTGAAGTGCCGGTTGATCAATTGGCAAAAATGTTTTGGGATGGCATAAATATGGATTATAACCAACTAACGACAATTGGTGAAAAGCTTTCAAAAAAGCTAACTGCCGGAAATACACTGAATATAACTCATGATAACGGAACCAATCTCAGTGTAAAAGTAACCGACTGCAAACCTCTTATCAGCGATGGCAAAGTATCGGCCGATAAACCGGGAAGTGCAGGCAGAGCTGTTTACCTGCCGGCTGGCGAAGTATTTTTTGCTCCTGTTCCCGGCACTGCCAATGGAACTTTGGTCTTGGATCATTTCAGGTTTAGAGGGCAATCTATTGAAGTACTAAAATTAGTCTTTAAAGATGGGAAACTAACTTCAATGAGCGCCAATTCTGACATTGCAGTGTTAAAAGAATACTATGATGCACAGGATAATCTATTAGCTGAGTTTTCACTGATCGATTTTGGTATTAACCCGAAAATAACCGTTCCGAAAGGAAGCAAACTTTACTCTTATGTTCCGGCCAGTACCATAACGCTGGGAATTGGTAATAATTTTTGGGCAAATGGAGATAACAATTCAAATGCAGGAATTCAATTTCACTTAACAGGGAGCACCGTAACCATTGATAACACAGCAATTATTAATGAAGGCAAACTGATAAACTAA
- a CDS encoding glycosyltransferase, translated as MKRKKQIIVSVTNDLVADNRVHKVCTSLEEMGLDVLLVGRKLKNSQPLTRSYQTHRMRLLLSKGACFYAEYNFRLFLLLLFRKADVLLANDLDALAANYLASKIKRSALVYDSHEYFTEVPELIGRPRVKHIWEWLEGKMLPNLKHCYTVCDSIAAVYNEKYGVPFQVVRNIPTSKNTVQLNKKENQQKVILYQGAVNIGRGLEQAIKAMYFIEGAQLVIAGDGDIKGQLEELVRTEKLEDKVRFTGRLTIEELAKLTPTADLGLSIEEDLGLNYRFALPNKLFDYIRSGVPMLISDLPEMKAIVEKYNIGAISNSHDPKELANAINEALNNSDKRESWKTNLVQASNELTWENEAEVLKGIFAEFL; from the coding sequence TTGAAGCGCAAAAAGCAAATAATTGTTTCTGTTACCAACGATCTGGTTGCCGACAACCGGGTGCACAAAGTGTGCACATCGCTGGAAGAAATGGGACTCGATGTTTTGCTGGTTGGCCGGAAATTAAAAAACAGCCAGCCGCTCACCCGAAGCTACCAGACTCACCGAATGCGTTTGCTTCTTTCAAAAGGTGCTTGTTTTTATGCCGAATACAATTTCCGATTGTTTCTGTTATTACTTTTCCGAAAAGCCGATGTTTTACTGGCTAACGATCTGGATGCGCTTGCTGCCAATTACCTGGCTTCAAAAATCAAACGATCGGCACTTGTTTACGATAGCCACGAATATTTTACTGAAGTTCCGGAATTAATTGGACGCCCGCGGGTCAAGCACATTTGGGAGTGGCTGGAAGGTAAAATGCTTCCTAATTTAAAACACTGTTACACGGTTTGCGATTCGATTGCAGCTGTTTACAATGAAAAATATGGCGTGCCGTTTCAAGTTGTCAGGAACATTCCTACTTCAAAAAATACGGTTCAACTCAACAAAAAAGAAAATCAGCAAAAGGTCATTCTTTACCAGGGTGCTGTAAATATTGGTCGCGGACTGGAGCAAGCAATAAAAGCCATGTATTTTATTGAAGGCGCACAACTCGTAATTGCCGGCGACGGCGATATTAAAGGGCAACTGGAGGAATTGGTACGCACAGAAAAACTGGAAGATAAAGTACGTTTTACCGGCCGGCTTACCATTGAAGAACTGGCAAAACTAACGCCAACTGCCGATCTGGGGTTATCGATTGAAGAAGACCTGGGCCTGAATTATCGTTTCGCCCTACCCAATAAATTATTTGATTACATAAGATCCGGAGTTCCTATGTTGATAAGCGATTTGCCGGAAATGAAAGCCATTGTTGAAAAATACAATATTGGCGCTATCAGTAATTCGCACGATCCGAAAGAACTGGCAAATGCCATTAATGAAGCCTTGAATAATTCAGATAAACGAGAAAGCTGGAAAACGAACCTTGTTCAGGCATCGAACGAACTAACGTGGGAAAATGAAGCGGAAGTTTTGAAAGGTATTTTTGCCGAATTTCTGTAA
- a CDS encoding FAD-dependent oxidoreductase encodes MKKIEVLIVGQGLAGTLLAIELHLAGVDVCIVNNPKKSTATRVAAGMVNPLVFKRMTKSWMVDELLPVMKKRYRVLEELLGERFYFDLPMIKPLSEQETALWHERKSDERFAPFIEKICESSPVDHVFKSNAYGIVKGSGYLKTGLFLDAAKRYFQQKGMLIEADFSVDGNDFENRVFQNIQFNKIVFCEGHYLKTHPLFDFIRLQPAKGEVLQIYAPDLSEEYIINRRVFVLPIGDHRFKVGSTYEWKDLTDIPTEDGKNSIVDRLKDLIHVDFSIEQHWAGVRPTVIDRRPVLGKHPQHEHVFVFNGLGTKGVMLAPYFANEMKVLILDGNYQIADEVNCKRFL; translated from the coding sequence ATGAAAAAGATTGAAGTTTTAATCGTTGGACAAGGATTGGCAGGTACATTGCTGGCTATTGAGTTACATTTGGCCGGTGTGGATGTTTGTATCGTTAACAATCCGAAAAAAAGTACGGCAACGCGTGTGGCGGCAGGTATGGTAAATCCGCTGGTGTTTAAACGCATGACCAAAAGCTGGATGGTTGACGAGCTGTTGCCGGTAATGAAAAAACGTTATCGAGTTTTGGAAGAATTACTGGGAGAACGTTTTTATTTTGATTTGCCCATGATAAAACCGCTGTCGGAGCAGGAAACAGCACTGTGGCACGAACGAAAATCCGACGAAAGGTTTGCGCCGTTTATTGAGAAAATTTGTGAAAGCAGTCCGGTTGACCACGTTTTCAAATCTAACGCTTATGGAATTGTAAAAGGATCGGGTTATTTAAAAACGGGTCTTTTCCTTGATGCCGCCAAACGATATTTTCAGCAAAAGGGAATGTTGATTGAAGCTGATTTTTCTGTTGATGGAAACGATTTTGAAAATCGTGTTTTTCAGAATATTCAGTTCAATAAAATTGTGTTTTGTGAGGGACATTATTTAAAAACACATCCGCTGTTTGATTTTATTCGTTTGCAACCCGCAAAAGGGGAGGTGTTGCAGATTTATGCGCCCGATCTTTCGGAAGAATATATCATTAATCGGCGTGTTTTCGTTTTGCCAATCGGCGATCATCGTTTTAAAGTCGGATCAACATACGAGTGGAAAGACCTGACGGATATTCCAACAGAAGACGGTAAAAACTCAATTGTCGATCGTTTAAAAGACCTTATTCATGTTGATTTTTCGATTGAACAGCATTGGGCAGGCGTGCGGCCAACCGTTATCGACCGTAGACCTGTGCTTGGGAAACACCCGCAGCATGAACATGTTTTTGTATTTAATGGCCTGGGAACAAAAGGTGTGATGCTGGCGCCTTATTTTGCCAATGAAATGAAGGTGTTGATTTTAGATGGCAATTACCAAATTGCTGACGAAGTTAATTGCAAACGATTTCTTTAA
- the murB gene encoding UDP-N-acetylmuramate dehydrogenase: MIRFSENHSLKAHNTFGIDAKAKYYFEFTELEDLQVFLNSNKSWQEEKLIVLGEGSNILFMNDFDGLVINPNVPGMNSVWEDRNHEWFEVGAGEVWDEFVEFVVNQGLGGAENLSLIPGKVGATPVQNIGAYGQEVCRLVEKVKGFDLEKGCPVEYPATECGFAYRNSVFKSYLKNRFIITSVIFRLDKFPEFNLGYGQLEEKVKEKGEANLRNIREAVIEIRSSKLPDVKELGNAGSFFKNPVVDVVLAAQIKSRYPEIPVYPGGEGKIKLAAGWLIEQAGWKGKRIGDAGVHEQQALVIVNYGNATGKEIYSLSEEICKSVEEKFGVSLEREVNCI; encoded by the coding sequence ATGATCCGCTTTTCAGAAAATCATTCGCTAAAGGCACACAATACATTTGGCATCGACGCCAAAGCAAAATATTATTTCGAATTTACCGAACTGGAAGACCTGCAGGTTTTTCTGAATTCCAATAAAAGCTGGCAAGAGGAGAAGCTGATTGTTTTGGGAGAGGGCAGTAATATTTTGTTTATGAATGATTTTGACGGCTTGGTAATTAATCCAAATGTGCCCGGAATGAATTCGGTTTGGGAAGACCGCAATCATGAATGGTTTGAAGTGGGCGCTGGCGAAGTTTGGGATGAATTTGTAGAATTTGTCGTAAACCAGGGATTGGGTGGTGCTGAAAATCTATCGTTGATACCCGGAAAAGTAGGGGCTACGCCGGTACAAAATATTGGCGCTTACGGACAAGAGGTTTGCCGTTTGGTTGAAAAAGTAAAAGGTTTCGACCTGGAAAAAGGTTGTCCGGTTGAGTATCCGGCTACCGAATGTGGCTTTGCTTACCGGAACAGTGTTTTTAAAAGCTACCTGAAAAACCGGTTTATCATTACTTCTGTGATTTTCCGATTGGATAAATTCCCCGAATTCAATCTTGGCTACGGACAGCTGGAAGAAAAGGTAAAAGAAAAGGGAGAAGCCAATCTCCGCAATATTCGGGAAGCAGTTATCGAAATCCGCTCCTCAAAATTACCCGATGTAAAAGAGCTGGGAAATGCCGGAAGTTTCTTTAAAAATCCGGTGGTGGATGTTGTGCTGGCGGCGCAAATCAAATCAAGATATCCGGAGATTCCTGTTTATCCGGGAGGAGAGGGCAAGATAAAACTGGCAGCAGGCTGGCTTATTGAACAAGCTGGTTGGAAAGGTAAACGCATTGGCGATGCCGGAGTACACGAACAACAGGCGCTGGTCATAGTAAATTATGGCAATGCTACCGGCAAAGAGATTTATTCACTTTCGGAAGAAATTTGTAAATCGGTGGAAGAAAAGTTTGGCGTTTCGCTGGAGCGTGAGGTAAACTGCATTTAA
- a CDS encoding ATP-binding cassette domain-containing protein, giving the protein MDKKTVIKLLDASIYQYDNLILSGVDVEVQEGEFIYVVGKVGTGKTSLIKTLNAELPLEFGSGTVLDFDLVGLKKRNVPQLRRRLGVVFQDFRLLTDRNVYANLSFVLKATGWKNKLEIENRVDEVLERVGMLHKKEKMPHQLSGGEQQRVVIARAILNHADIILADEPTGNLDPETSEDILDLFIQLNNDGKTILMATHDYAAIAKKPARTLVCANGKLHDSAKNTDEIEFENLLEKNV; this is encoded by the coding sequence ATGGACAAAAAAACAGTCATAAAGTTGCTCGATGCCAGCATTTACCAGTACGATAACCTGATTCTTTCGGGTGTTGATGTTGAAGTGCAGGAAGGCGAGTTTATTTATGTGGTTGGAAAAGTGGGAACCGGAAAAACCAGCCTCATAAAAACGCTGAACGCCGAGTTGCCACTGGAATTTGGCTCGGGAACTGTGTTGGATTTTGATTTGGTTGGATTAAAAAAACGCAATGTCCCTCAGTTGAGAAGGCGGCTGGGTGTTGTTTTTCAGGATTTCCGTTTGCTTACCGACCGGAATGTATATGCGAACCTGTCTTTTGTATTAAAAGCTACCGGTTGGAAGAACAAGCTGGAAATTGAAAACCGCGTTGATGAAGTGCTCGAGCGTGTTGGAATGTTGCATAAAAAGGAAAAAATGCCGCACCAGTTAAGTGGTGGTGAACAGCAGCGTGTAGTTATTGCTCGTGCCATTTTGAATCATGCTGATATTATTCTGGCCGATGAGCCTACCGGAAATCTCGATCCGGAAACATCGGAAGATATTCTTGACTTATTTATCCAGTTAAACAACGATGGAAAGACCATTTTGATGGCCACGCACGATTATGCTGCAATAGCCAAAAAGCCTGCGCGAACACTGGTTTGTGCCAATGGAAAATTACACGATTCGGCAAAAAATACCGACGAAATTGAGTTTGAAAATCTGCTGGAGAAAAATGTGTAA
- a CDS encoding LytTR family transcriptional regulator DNA-binding domain-containing protein gives MQAIMQSHDSKIVLSTPNHFYIIEVDDIVFCQQTNAKTTVSLQSGEQLSIDLPIEGIRKKINRADFFQPQDNCLVNGQYVSKLQRIEGPEILLDNGRVFSISPERKQEIKHFLEKITRIQI, from the coding sequence ATGCAAGCAATTATGCAATCGCACGACTCGAAAATTGTACTGTCAACACCAAATCACTTTTATATAATTGAGGTTGATGATATTGTGTTTTGCCAACAAACCAACGCTAAAACAACAGTGAGTTTACAGAGCGGAGAGCAACTTAGTATCGACTTACCGATTGAGGGAATTCGTAAGAAAATTAATCGTGCAGATTTTTTTCAGCCGCAAGATAATTGTCTTGTAAACGGGCAATATGTGAGCAAGTTGCAACGTATTGAAGGGCCGGAAATTCTGCTGGATAATGGCCGGGTTTTTTCGATCAGCCCTGAACGGAAACAGGAGATTAAACACTTTTTGGAAAAAATAACACGAATTCAAATCTGA